The genomic region CATCCTTCCCACCCATCCTTGAGTGGTTTAAGCGTGTTATGATCGGTGAAAATGATAAAATCGAGCTGCTGATCAGCAGCGTCTTTCATGATATCGGGAATCTCACCGCTCCCATCGGAATACTTGGTGTGCAGGTGAATAATGCCATCGGCATCGAAAAAGGGCTGATGGCTCATGGATATACCACCAGAAGCATAAGAGTCACACCAACCAGATCAGCCGTCAGATCTTTCCAGGAGAAATAACCGCCGGGCTTGGCCGTGTCGGCCAGTTCTTTACCCAGACCAATGAGAATAACCGATGGAATCACCACTTCCCGTGCCCGGGAAGAAGACCCGGTCTGGTGCGAGGCCACCAGCAATCCGGCACCTGTCAGCCAGGCACTGACCGCCGCATGCTTCAGTTTGTCCTCTCCGAGCCATGAATCGGTTGAATCGGCCTGACCTGCAGCAAAAAGATTACCACAGAGCAACAGGCTGACCAGACAAAGAATCCATTTACCCATTCAACACCGCAATCCGTACACCGGCAATCCGTCTTCCGTCCATCTGTTCAATGGTAAATTCGAATCCATCCCGCCTGAGGGTGGCCTTTTCTTTTGGGATGGCGCCGATGGCGTTCAGCAGGTAACCTGCCAGTGTTTCAAAATCTCCGTCAAGTGACAGATTGCTTTCCAACTCGGCTTCCAGTTCACCAATGGGAATTTTTCCATCTGCATACCATTGGCCTGCGGCAGTCTTTCTGATAAGGGGTTCTGCGGCGGGCTGATCTTCCTGATAGTCACCAATGATTTCGCCAATCACATCATCCATGGTTACCAGACCGGCCGTTCCTCCATACTCATCTGCCACAATGCCGATGTGCATCCGCTGTGACTGAAATTCCTTCAGCAAATCGTAAATCCGCTTCCCTTCCGGAATGTACAGGGGCTGTCTGACCAGTTTCGTGAGGTCGAAAGCAGTGACCATCGGACCGGCCTGAAGAAAAGGGATCAGGTCCTTGGCATACAGGATCCCCGAAATGTTATCAAGTGATTCATGATAAACAGGAATTCTGGAATGTCCGCTTTCCCGCACAATGGCAAGCACGTCATTAAAATCTGCATCATCCGGTATAGCGACCATGTCCATACGCGCCACCATGATTTCACGAACCGTCCGTTCAGAAAAACCGGCCAGTGAGGTGATCATTTCCCGTTCCTTCTCCTCCAGCACATCGTGATCATGAGCCACATCCGCCAGGGTTTTCATATCCTCACCCGACATGGCGGACCGGTCACCCAGTGAAACTTTCAACCAGGAGGTGCTCAGAATAATTCCTTTCACCAACCATCCGGTCAGCAGGTAAATCACATAGAGAAAAGGGGCGGCCACCGCGGCAAACCGGACCGACAGATGAGCTCCGATAATTTTTGGAGTGATTTCGGTCAGCACCAGAAGAACAAAAGTCAGCACCACCGACATGATCAGAAAAACGGCCCAGGGTTCGATTGGGAAATAATCCAGATAGGAAGCCGTCAGGGTGGCGGCAATAATCGAGGCGGTGACATTCACCACATTGTTCATTAGCAGAATGGTGACCAGCAACCGGCGGGAATCATCCATCAGTTTGGTGATAAGCCGCTCGGTGAAATCGGATGATTTGCTCATCCGTTTCAACTGCTCTGGTTTCAGTGAGAAAAAGGCGACTTCCGTTCCGCTGAAAAAGAAAGAAAGTGCCAGACAGGAAAAGAAAATAAACAGCTGAGGTAGGTAACTATCCAACGATGGGATATCCGGACTGGTAAAACATAATGGCGCAAAGGTAGATAAAAAACAACGGGAAGCCCACTTCCTGACAGAAGCGCCGGCTTCCCGTCTGTACCGTTTCAGAACGGAAGGTCATCGTCCTCGGCCACGTTGTAGGTCGGTTCCGCCGCATATTCCGATTTAGGAACCTGATTACCGGCCGGCACGTCTCCTTCACCGCCCCCTGCCTTGGGAGTCAGCAGCATCAGATCGGTAACCACGATTTCGGTCTTAAAACGCTTCTGATTGGTTTCCTTATCATCCCATGAACGGGTCTGAATGCGGCCTTCCACATACAGACGATTGCCCTTTTTTACATAATCACGAACGATTTCGGCTGTCTTCCCCCAGAAAACCAGGTTGTGCCATTCGGTTTTTTCAACCGTCTGACCACCCGCATCCTTGTAAGAATCGGTGGTGGCCAGCGTCAGATTGGCAACCACTGCACTCGATGGGGTGTACCGGACTTCCGGATCTTTTCCAGCGTTTCCGATCAGCATCACTTTGTTTAAACTTCTTGCCATGGTGAACTCCTTTTTTTCAATTTACTCGATTTGTTTCGGAAAACTCAATGGATATCCATTGAGAAAATTGCTGACGGAAAGTCGCTTTTTTCCTTCTAACTGTAAATAACGGACCCGAAGGACTCCGTCCCTTACAGCAATGATAATGTGGTTGTCTGTATACCCGGTGATCAATCCGAAAGCAGTTTGAGGATACGAAGATCCTTTTTCAAAATCAACCTGAAAGAGTTTTAATACTTTGCCATCCAGCAGGCACCACGCACCCGGTGAATCCTCAAAGGCACGGATCCGGTTACGGATGGCATCACCGGGTTCATCCCATCGGATCCGGGAATCTTCACGAGTGATTTTCCGGGCCGGTGTTGCCAGCGTATCATCCTGCGGCACAGTCCGGACGGTTCCGGTATCGATCTGTCTGACAGTTTCCACCACCAGTTCGGCTCCCAGTTCGGAAAGGGACCGGTATAATTCCGTACCGGTCATGGTTTCGGGGATGGACAGTTTTTTCTGACCAATCACCGAGCCTGTATCGACCGATTTCTGCAGGAAGAAGGTGGTTACGCCGGTT from Bacteroidota bacterium harbors:
- a CDS encoding HlyC/CorC family transporter, whose amino-acid sequence is MDSYLPQLFIFFSCLALSFFFSGTEVAFFSLKPEQLKRMSKSSDFTERLITKLMDDSRRLLVTILLMNNVVNVTASIIAATLTASYLDYFPIEPWAVFLIMSVVLTFVLLVLTEITPKIIGAHLSVRFAAVAAPFLYVIYLLTGWLVKGIILSTSWLKVSLGDRSAMSGEDMKTLADVAHDHDVLEEKEREMITSLAGFSERTVREIMVARMDMVAIPDDADFNDVLAIVRESGHSRIPVYHESLDNISGILYAKDLIPFLQAGPMVTAFDLTKLVRQPLYIPEGKRIYDLLKEFQSQRMHIGIVADEYGGTAGLVTMDDVIGEIIGDYQEDQPAAEPLIRKTAAGQWYADGKIPIGELEAELESNLSLDGDFETLAGYLLNAIGAIPKEKATLRRDGFEFTIEQMDGRRIAGVRIAVLNG
- a CDS encoding single-stranded DNA-binding protein, whose protein sequence is MARSLNKVMLIGNAGKDPEVRYTPSSAVVANLTLATTDSYKDAGGQTVEKTEWHNLVFWGKTAEIVRDYVKKGNRLYVEGRIQTRSWDDKETNQKRFKTEIVVTDLMLLTPKAGGGEGDVPAGNQVPKSEYAAEPTYNVAEDDDLPF
- a CDS encoding methionyl-tRNA formyltransferase; this translates as MRLIFMGTPDFAVPSLTALAQAGFLPVAVVTGPDKPRGRGQQLSFTPVKQKAIELGIETIIETDSPTSDELFSQIRELRPDLLVVVAFRILPERLFSFPSKGTFNLHASLLPRYRGAAPIQWCLINGDNETGVTTFFLQKSVDTGSVIGQKKLSIPETMTGTELYRSLSELGAELVVETVRQIDTGTVRTVPQDDTLATPARKITREDSRIRWDEPGDAIRNRIRAFEDSPGAWCLLDGKVLKLFQVDFEKGSSYPQTAFGLITGYTDNHIIIAVRDGVLRVRYLQLEGKKRLSVSNFLNGYPLSFPKQIE